From one Brevundimonas sp. PAMC22021 genomic stretch:
- a CDS encoding cadherin repeat domain-containing protein encodes MRSNIRGWLCSASLVVLAAGLSEPVAAQTAFDVAGAPLSFAGSGTGTGTGVGSSRDYANVINIGGVQIDARVTLTNLDRATLTTFDSTSQPYAQSSFLQPNLQLSAAGGSATFRIDFLSNGQPVELQNFYTNTYDLDGSGGSAGGRQYTDFNGFASFSLATGTQVVRQSVGGGTRFITTIGSNQNFVEGSDDFNRIRARVFYTSASSVTVSLGDTGASGAAYFGLDFSIGYNFNNVVADTTAPVVAAGQTFSYVEDRPANAAIGTVAASDAIGVTAYRFAPTGTQTSSDGYYAINSAGQVRLTPAGASAGVPQNDYDTAPNSFTYAVQAGDAAGNWSSAIDLTFNVTAAAPIITGPSAGAGAASSSVSVNENQTTAAAFGANRSVTWSITGGADAAKFAINSTGGALTFVAAPDFEDPSDANTDNIYALVVTATDAGGLTASQTVAVTVLDVMDAAPVITGPSGDAGAAAAATSVDENQTAVATLNADQTVTWSITGGADASRFAIDPATGVVTFVAAPDYEAPTDANVDNAYVLAVTATGAGGLTATQTVTVTVRDLLDTAPIITGPSGGAGAAAAATLVDENQTAVAALSADQTVTWSITGGADASRFAIDAATGVITFVAAPDYEAPTDANVDNAYVLAVTATGTGGLTTSQTLTVTVRDLLDTAPVITGPSGGAGAASSATSVNENQTAVATLGADQTVTWSIAGGDDDSRFAIDPATGAITFVSAPDYEAPTDTGANNSYLLVVTATGAGGRTGSQTLTVSVVDVLDGSPVITGPGGGAGASTSAVSVNENQTAAATLSVDRPVTWSITGGADAGKFTVNGATGALTFVSAPDYEAPTDADADNAYVVIVSATGANGATAAQTLTVTILDLLDTAPVLTGPSGGAGATSSATSVNENQATVATLTADQAVAWSITGGVDAARFAIDAATGSITFIAAADYEAPADADGDNIYRLAVTGTGVGGLTSTQTVTITVLDVLEGSPIITGPGGSTGAATSAVSVNENQSATTTFSANRPVTWSISGGADAGKFTIDATGALTFVSAPDYEAPADANSDNAYVVIVSATDTNGATAAQTATVTVLDVLEGSPIITGPGGSAGASASVVSVNENQSATTTFSANRPVTWSISGGADAGKFTIDATGALTFVSAPDYEAPADANSDNAYVVTVSATDTNGATAAQTATVTVLDVLEGSPIITGPGGSAGASASVVSVDENQTAAATFNANRPVTWSISGGADAGKFTIDGATGVLSFVSTPDFEAPADADGDNAYLVRVTATDANGTAATQALTVTVLNIIDTAPVISGPSGGAGAANAATSVDENQTAVTTLSADTAVTWSITGGVDASAFAIDPATGVISFMAPPDFEGPTDADADNDYLLNATATGAGGQTSAQIVTVTVQDVLEGLPVITAPGAAPGASVASLSIKEGVTPVTTLGASRAVTWSISGGPDAGRFAIEAATGGLTFVSAPDFEAPADDDVDNVYVVVASATDAGGVAALTLNVTVLDVIDTPPVITAPDGAAAPSNTAIRVDETATTVAAFNANRRVTWSISGGPDAARFLIDASTGALAFVAVPDFEAPQDADADNVYLITVTATDDAGLSTSQAVTVTVADLNDNPPEITTSEGPLLEGAVLSVEDGSLRVVLLGADASVRWSIAGGADAARFTIDPGTGELKFIAAPDFDAPADADGDNDYTLVILATGASSGVARRGVIVRVQAVDITGPVITGPDGALGAATSEISIREGTQSLGRFLSNEPARWSLDGEADAALFAMDPTTGALSFIAAPDYENPGDLDRDNTYRLVVRATDALGNASQQTVAVRVTDVDEVSARFAAFSGQLRGEIRSYAFRSLGDMLAFNEGLVRQGSECHSTPEAGTLGRGMRADQTHQETWLDWNRTRCDQTYRLFTNAAVSVSHTDGGWSRRGLGSVRVERALKPNVTVGVGLLGSFASDELPGFIDSEISDHSLQANGYVGVRLAENLRAGAFAGIGRGWYDLQMTEAGLAVSGETRADRRLYGAMLSGDVHLAGVKLTTDAILSRAKEDLGVMDVVASADGEARDIEFALGDVDMTRLSIPVTSEFALPHREGSDWRTLFSLSPGLLCEDTSADGSVLVCGYQFGGRLNAEGRRGGLHFDYRWESVNDRNRSIFGLGYGARFGPDSTAEWGLDLTSGIAEDQVDHRAMFNLRLSR; translated from the coding sequence ATGCGTTCGAACATCCGGGGCTGGCTGTGCTCCGCCTCGTTGGTGGTGCTCGCCGCAGGCCTTTCTGAACCGGTCGCGGCGCAGACCGCTTTCGACGTTGCAGGCGCCCCTCTGAGCTTTGCCGGCAGCGGGACCGGCACGGGCACCGGCGTGGGCTCGTCCCGGGACTACGCCAACGTCATCAACATCGGCGGCGTCCAGATCGACGCCCGCGTCACGCTGACGAACCTCGACCGAGCGACGCTGACGACCTTTGACTCAACAAGCCAGCCCTACGCCCAGTCCTCGTTTCTCCAGCCCAATCTGCAGCTCTCCGCCGCTGGCGGCAGCGCGACCTTCCGCATCGACTTCCTTTCGAACGGACAACCCGTCGAGCTGCAGAACTTCTACACCAACACCTACGATCTGGACGGGTCGGGCGGCAGCGCTGGCGGACGCCAGTATACCGACTTCAATGGGTTCGCCAGCTTCTCGCTGGCCACGGGCACCCAAGTCGTCCGACAGAGCGTAGGTGGAGGCACCCGCTTTATCACCACCATCGGCAGCAACCAGAACTTCGTTGAGGGTAGCGACGACTTCAATAGGATACGCGCCCGGGTCTTCTATACCAGCGCCTCCAGCGTCACCGTTTCGCTCGGCGACACGGGCGCGAGCGGCGCCGCCTACTTCGGCCTCGATTTCAGCATCGGCTACAACTTCAACAATGTGGTGGCCGACACCACGGCTCCGGTCGTGGCTGCCGGCCAGACCTTTTCCTATGTCGAAGATCGACCCGCCAACGCGGCGATCGGGACAGTAGCCGCCTCCGACGCCATCGGGGTCACCGCCTATCGGTTCGCCCCCACCGGAACCCAGACCAGCAGCGACGGCTACTACGCCATCAACTCCGCCGGCCAGGTACGGCTGACCCCGGCGGGCGCGTCGGCTGGCGTTCCTCAGAACGATTACGACACAGCGCCAAACAGCTTCACCTATGCGGTTCAGGCCGGCGACGCAGCGGGCAACTGGTCGAGCGCTATCGATCTCACCTTCAACGTCACGGCCGCTGCGCCGATCATCACAGGGCCCAGCGCCGGCGCCGGCGCGGCGTCGTCCTCGGTGTCGGTCAACGAGAACCAGACAACGGCGGCGGCCTTTGGCGCCAACCGATCCGTGACCTGGTCGATCACCGGCGGCGCTGACGCCGCCAAATTCGCAATCAACAGCACGGGCGGTGCGCTGACCTTTGTCGCAGCGCCAGACTTTGAAGACCCCTCCGACGCCAACACCGACAACATCTATGCTCTGGTGGTTACAGCGACCGATGCGGGCGGGCTCACCGCAAGTCAGACGGTAGCCGTCACAGTCCTCGACGTCATGGACGCCGCACCCGTCATCACCGGCCCCAGCGGCGACGCAGGGGCAGCTGCCGCGGCGACCTCGGTGGACGAAAACCAGACGGCGGTCGCCACGCTGAACGCGGATCAGACGGTCACCTGGTCGATCACCGGAGGGGCGGACGCGAGCCGCTTCGCGATCGATCCCGCAACCGGCGTCGTCACCTTTGTCGCCGCACCCGACTACGAAGCTCCCACAGATGCGAATGTGGACAACGCCTACGTGCTGGCCGTCACCGCGACCGGCGCCGGCGGGCTGACCGCGACCCAGACGGTGACCGTCACGGTTCGCGATCTGCTCGACACCGCGCCCATCATCACCGGCCCCAGCGGCGGTGCGGGGGCAGCTGCCGCGGCGACCTTGGTCGACGAAAACCAGACGGCGGTCGCCGCGCTGAGCGCGGATCAGACGGTCACCTGGTCGATCACCGGAGGAGCGGACGCGAGCCGCTTCGCCATCGATGCCGCAACCGGCGTCATCACCTTTGTTGCGGCGCCTGACTACGAAGCGCCGACAGACGCGAATGTGGACAACGCCTATGTGCTGGCCGTCACCGCGACCGGAACCGGCGGATTGACCACAAGCCAGACGCTGACCGTCACGGTTCGCGATCTCCTCGACACCGCACCTGTCATCACCGGCCCCAGCGGCGGCGCGGGCGCCGCGAGCTCAGCGACGTCGGTCAACGAAAACCAGACGGCGGTCGCCACGCTGGGCGCGGATCAGACGGTCACCTGGTCGATCGCCGGCGGCGACGATGATAGCCGGTTCGCCATCGACCCCGCGACGGGAGCCATCACCTTTGTGTCCGCCCCTGATTACGAGGCCCCAACGGACACGGGCGCAAACAACAGCTATCTGCTCGTCGTCACCGCAACAGGAGCAGGCGGACGGACCGGGAGCCAGACGCTGACCGTCTCGGTGGTGGACGTTCTGGACGGCTCTCCCGTCATCACCGGTCCAGGCGGGGGCGCCGGAGCGTCGACGTCGGCCGTGTCGGTCAACGAGAACCAGACGGCGGCGGCGACCCTCAGCGTCGATCGACCGGTCACCTGGTCCATCACCGGAGGCGCTGATGCGGGCAAGTTCACGGTCAACGGCGCGACCGGCGCTCTGACCTTTGTCTCGGCTCCAGACTATGAAGCGCCAACTGATGCAGACGCTGATAATGCCTACGTCGTGATCGTCTCCGCAACGGGCGCGAACGGGGCGACGGCGGCTCAGACCCTGACCGTCACGATTCTCGATCTTCTCGACACCGCACCCGTTCTCACCGGCCCCAGCGGCGGCGCGGGCGCGACGAGCTCGGCCACATCGGTCAACGAGAACCAGGCGACGGTCGCCACGCTGACAGCGGATCAAGCCGTCGCCTGGTCGATCACCGGCGGCGTCGACGCGGCGCGATTTGCGATCGACGCCGCGACAGGCTCCATCACCTTTATCGCGGCAGCCGACTATGAGGCGCCCGCTGATGCTGACGGCGACAACATCTACCGGCTCGCCGTCACCGGCACTGGGGTCGGGGGTTTGACGTCCACCCAGACCGTGACCATCACAGTGCTGGACGTGCTGGAGGGCTCGCCCATTATCACCGGTCCTGGCGGGAGCACGGGAGCGGCGACTTCGGCGGTGTCCGTGAACGAGAACCAGTCGGCCACCACGACCTTCAGCGCCAATCGACCGGTGACCTGGTCGATCTCCGGCGGCGCCGACGCCGGCAAGTTCACCATCGACGCCACCGGCGCGCTGACCTTTGTCTCGGCGCCCGACTACGAAGCGCCGGCAGATGCAAACTCCGACAACGCCTATGTCGTGATCGTCTCCGCGACCGACACCAACGGGGCGACGGCTGCTCAAACCGCCACCGTCACGGTGCTGGACGTGCTGGAGGGCTCGCCCATCATCACCGGCCCAGGGGGGAGCGCCGGCGCGTCGGCGTCGGTGGTGTCCGTGAACGAGAACCAGTCGGCCACCACGACCTTCAGCGCCAATCGACCGGTGACCTGGTCGATCTCCGGCGGCGCCGACGCCGGCAAGTTCACCATCGACGCCACCGGCGCGCTGACCTTTGTCTCGGCGCCCGACTACGAAGCGCCGGCAGATGCAAACTCCGACAACGCCTATGTCGTGACCGTCTCCGCGACCGACACCAACGGGGCGACGGCTGCTCAAACCGCGACCGTCACGGTGCTGGACGTGCTGGAGGGCTCGCCCATCATCACCGGCCCAGGGGGGAGCGCCGGCGCGTCGGCGTCGGTGGTGTCCGTTGATGAGAACCAGACAGCGGCAGCGACCTTCAACGCCAATCGACCGGTGACCTGGTCGATCTCCGGTGGCGCTGACGCCGGCAAGTTCACGATTGACGGGGCGACCGGCGTGCTGAGTTTTGTCTCGACGCCAGACTTTGAAGCACCAGCCGATGCTGACGGCGACAATGCCTACCTCGTGCGTGTGACCGCGACCGACGCCAATGGGACGGCGGCCACGCAAGCGCTCACCGTCACAGTCCTGAACATCATAGACACCGCACCGGTCATAAGCGGCCCCAGCGGCGGCGCAGGCGCGGCCAACGCGGCGACGTCCGTTGATGAGAACCAGACGGCGGTGACCACGCTAAGCGCGGATACGGCTGTGACCTGGTCGATCACCGGGGGCGTCGACGCCAGTGCGTTCGCGATCGATCCGGCGACGGGTGTGATCAGCTTCATGGCGCCGCCGGACTTCGAAGGGCCGACGGACGCTGACGCTGACAACGACTATCTGCTGAACGCCACAGCGACTGGAGCCGGTGGCCAGACGTCGGCTCAGATCGTCACCGTCACCGTTCAGGACGTGCTGGAAGGACTGCCCGTCATCACGGCGCCCGGAGCGGCTCCGGGGGCCTCAGTCGCGTCCCTCTCGATCAAAGAGGGCGTAACGCCGGTGACGACTCTCGGCGCCAGCCGGGCGGTCACATGGTCGATCTCCGGCGGCCCCGACGCCGGACGTTTCGCCATCGAAGCCGCCACGGGCGGGCTGACGTTTGTATCCGCACCGGACTTCGAGGCGCCTGCCGACGACGACGTCGACAACGTCTACGTCGTCGTCGCCAGCGCGACCGACGCCGGAGGCGTCGCCGCCCTGACCCTGAACGTCACGGTTTTGGACGTGATCGACACCCCTCCGGTCATCACCGCTCCCGACGGCGCAGCTGCTCCGTCAAACACCGCAATCCGGGTCGATGAGACCGCGACCACGGTTGCTGCCTTCAACGCCAACCGGCGCGTGACCTGGTCGATCAGCGGCGGTCCGGACGCCGCCAGGTTCCTGATCGACGCTTCGACCGGCGCCTTAGCGTTCGTCGCTGTCCCCGACTTCGAAGCTCCGCAGGACGCCGACGCAGACAACGTCTACCTGATCACCGTCACAGCAACGGACGATGCCGGCCTGAGCACGAGCCAGGCTGTCACCGTCACGGTCGCGGACCTGAACGACAACCCGCCGGAAATCACCACGTCCGAGGGACCGCTCTTGGAAGGCGCGGTGCTCAGCGTGGAAGACGGATCGCTCCGGGTCGTCCTTCTGGGCGCCGACGCATCGGTGCGGTGGTCCATCGCCGGAGGCGCGGACGCTGCGCGCTTCACCATCGACCCGGGCACAGGCGAGTTGAAGTTCATCGCTGCGCCCGACTTCGACGCTCCGGCGGACGCCGACGGCGACAATGACTACACCCTGGTCATCCTGGCTACAGGCGCATCAAGCGGCGTCGCTCGGCGCGGGGTCATCGTTCGCGTCCAGGCCGTGGACATCACCGGACCGGTGATCACGGGACCCGACGGAGCCCTGGGCGCCGCGACATCGGAGATATCGATCCGGGAAGGCACTCAGTCGCTCGGGCGCTTCCTTTCCAACGAGCCCGCCCGTTGGTCGTTAGACGGCGAGGCGGACGCCGCGCTGTTCGCCATGGATCCGACCACAGGCGCGCTCAGCTTCATCGCCGCGCCCGATTACGAGAACCCGGGCGATCTCGATCGCGACAACACCTATCGCCTGGTTGTTCGGGCGACCGATGCGCTCGGCAACGCCAGCCAGCAGACGGTCGCCGTGCGCGTCACCGACGTTGACGAAGTCAGCGCGCGGTTCGCCGCCTTCAGCGGGCAGTTGCGCGGCGAAATCCGCAGCTACGCCTTCCGCAGTCTTGGCGACATGCTGGCGTTCAACGAAGGTCTGGTGCGGCAAGGCTCGGAATGTCACAGCACACCCGAGGCCGGCACGCTCGGTCGCGGGATGCGTGCCGATCAGACCCACCAGGAGACGTGGCTCGACTGGAACCGGACGCGCTGCGACCAAACGTACCGTCTGTTCACCAACGCCGCCGTTTCGGTGAGCCACACAGATGGCGGCTGGAGCCGCCGAGGGTTGGGTTCGGTTCGCGTCGAACGCGCTCTCAAGCCGAACGTCACGGTTGGCGTGGGTCTTCTGGGCAGCTTCGCGAGCGATGAACTTCCCGGCTTCATCGACAGTGAAATCTCCGACCACTCGCTGCAGGCGAACGGCTATGTGGGAGTGCGCCTCGCAGAGAACCTGAGAGCCGGCGCCTTCGCCGGGATCGGGCGGGGTTGGTACGACCTGCAGATGACCGAGGCCGGACTTGCGGTGTCGGGCGAGACGCGCGCGGACCGACGCCTTTACGGCGCGATGCTGAGCGGCGATGTTCACCTTGCCGGCGTCAAGCTGACCACCGACGCCATCCTCTCGCGCGCCAAGGAAGACCTCGGCGTCATGGATGTGGTCGCGTCCGCCGACGGTGAGGCGCGCGACATCGAGTTCGCCCTTGGGGATGTCGATATGACCCGGCTGAGCATCCCCGTCACGAGCGAGTTCGCGCTGCCGCATCGTGAGGGGTCGGACTGGCGGACGCTGTTCAGCCTGAGCCCGGGCCTGCTCTGCGAAGACACC
- a CDS encoding helix-turn-helix transcriptional regulator: MPVRVTLDGLIVAKGLKARDLALQVGLSETQLLLFRSGKVKGIRFRTLARLCAALDRKRGELLDYLYDASDLADGGDEDL; the protein is encoded by the coding sequence ATGCCGGTTCGCGTCACCCTCGACGGATTGATCGTCGCCAAGGGCCTCAAAGCGCGCGACCTGGCACTACAGGTCGGGCTCAGCGAAACCCAGCTGTTGCTGTTCCGCTCCGGCAAGGTGAAGGGCATCCGCTTCCGCACCCTTGCGCGCCTTTGCGCCGCCCTCGACCGCAAGCGGGGCGAACTGCTCGACTACCTGTACGACGCGTCCGACCTGGCGGATGGCGGAGATGAGGACCTGTAG